The genomic segment CTGCAATTTCACCCAGGCCAGTATTGTGTGCCGCTAGAGATGGGGAATGTGTGGTTTTCTAGATTTTTCTAGATCATTCCTCAGCACCAGCAGGGTGGCCTGTGTTTTACACAAACAGTCTGAGGTAAATGTATAAACTCAGGATGGGTGGGTTGGCAACCTCCCAGCCAAAATACCCATAAAAAGTACATTTGTGCTCTCGTGGGAGCCAGATTTGGCATCCTTTCAATTTCAACACCCTGAATCAAAGCCCCTCGTCACCTCTGCCACAGGTACAGCTCGGGGGATCCAGCCCGAAATAACCTAAAACTGCTCATCCACAGTGAGTGGCACATGGATATCAGAACTCAGCCAGCATCCAGATCCTCTTAAAGTCAATTTTGCCCACTCAAGAGTGGCTTATGGTAATTCTCTTGCAACAAAAACTTCATTTCTAATGTATCCTCTCTGCATATTAATTATGATGATTATCAGACATCCTATGGAGCTTTTGTGGTGCTGCGGGCCCCTATTTCGGCTGACGTCTGCCTGCCTTGCTGTGGGGGCTCCGTCGGAAGCTGCCCAgagccttggaaaagttactcttttggactaaagccccccagaattccccattaTCCATACtctctgggggattctgggagttgtagtcccagacaggaactttttgggggggaagtctATAGCTCTGGCTAACCTGTTACTTGAAACGGGTTGACACATGACCCTTCGGGTGAGGGGTATGGCCGTCTGACAGCCCTGAAATAAAATCCACCCTGCTTCTGTAATTCGGACTGGCTATCTCTGAATTTCCCTCACTCTGGATTTCCCCACTAGGTGACTTGTCTTCCTGCTGAGTCTACTGCTCAGGTGCTGCTAACTGTGGATGATAGGCAAAGGGATTCCCCAGTCTCCTTCTTTTGATTCTATCTCTTTAAATCCCTCTCAGCTTGCACGGGTGGAGGCTGGTCCATCAAGACTCACAGGGCAATGCCCCCAAATCAAGATGAGGCAACTCAGCCACCCTGCTCCTGCGTGACTCCTTACCAGAAGGATTCCCACTTGCTTATGTGTGCTTGAATGCCCGTTTTTAACTTTGCTCGCCTGTCTCCCCTGGCTTGGCATTCTCCGATGTgcctcctgccccccctccaacATAATAGGCACCATCTGCCAGTGGAGTGGGCAACCCATTGACTAGGGGGACACCCTTGAAAGGGGGAAATGATGCTGGGAGAACCCTGTGAATAGAAAACAGTTCtccataaaagaaaggaaaaggcctGGGATCAAGCTGTATCCCAGCCTAGTGCTGGGCTTGTGGCTACTGAACAGACGTGATCCTTATGGAGGACGGTAGCAggcaaaaagaaggaagaggaggggggaggaagaggagaaaaaggaaattaGGGTTgccatcttctttctctctccccccccttttacaGGTACAGATGGGGCAGCTGCAACATGATCCTTTTCCACATTGGAAATAGCTGTATATCTGTTAAATCTGGCCAGTGCTGTTGGTTAAGAAAGTGATAAGAcgtttccattttgaaaagaagTTCCAAGTTTTGCAAAAAGAGATATCTATATCACTTTGACAAAATGACccctgagtttaaaaaaaaagtgtggaaAAGTGAAAATGACAACTGTTGGTCACTTCTGTGTCTAAATTTAATGATGGGATTGCATCAGCAGCTCCAATGTTGCAAGAGTGATCCTTGACACTGGTTATGCATAATGAAATGATCTGCTGGCTTGCACGGTGCACATCTGACCATCAGATGAATACGgtgtagtctctgtattctaagTCATGTGTGTGAAAACGTGGACCATGTTCAAACGAAAGCTTCcatgaaaatatagcagttagtctttacaGTGCAtcaatatctttttttccccttttgttttcttgttgatATGGTGGGAAATGGCTTTCTCAGAAATGTTAGGAATTTTCCACTGAGCACCTGGCACAATTTACAGACTGACTTGACTTTAATCAATCAGCACACCCTGGTACCATCTGGGGTCAAACATCTGGATTCAGCCCAACATTTTGAGAGCTTTCCAAACGGTAAATAAAAGTCACATCgattaacacacacaaaaaagataaCAGACCATTGGCTGAGATGTGTAGAAGAAGAGATGCGATTTGTTGCTAAGAGAGGAGTGTCCTTCCATACTTGCATGGAACATATCCTGATCATGCCCTCCATGACTGATTGTCATGGCCATAAATTGCCACCAGAGGACTGGGACCTACGACCATTCGGGGTTCGCTGCGGTTTGGACAACTCCGTTGAGGTGTCAACAAAACCAGCAAACGTCCCTGTCAAAACCATGGAAGAATACTTCTCCGCTGTCCGGAAAATGGAGCAAACGGTGATGTTTCCCAGCCTCCTCCAAGGTGCCCCCTTGGTGGAGCAGGCGAACACGTTGGACACAGACTCGAATGAAAAGGATCTTTATGAGTATTACATGTTGCTGAAATCCATCAAAACGATGGTGGAAGGTGGCCTGGTGCCTCTGAATAATCAGACGTTTCACATTGCTGCTCAGACGAAAGAACAGGAAATCAAAGAGGAAGATGACCTTGAGGACTTGTTTTATTACCATGTCTCCAGCTTGTATCGCGTCCTCACCCAACTGACCAGGAGAGCGAACGCCGTGACTTCCAAATACAATGAAATTATGGGGCAGATGAACCAGAATGAGAAGAGGCTCAGCTTCTGAGACAAGGACCCTGTTAGCAGCAAAAGGTAATGGTAGAAACATAGGATCACAAAGttcaaaggggcctataaggccatccaatccaaccctctctgctcaaggcaggaatacaaatcaaaggatatatttGATGTGTAACCCACCTTTATAAGtgctttctcagaaaaaaaaagtcccccTTGACCTAAGAGAACCTACTCCTCTGTCTCTACGCATAGGAATGTagcccagaatccccagacagGGCAACAGCCTTTGACCGGAATCTCTCCCGCACAGAGATTCTGTGGGTATGAGCAACAGGAGGGATGGGTGACTGATTTCAAAGCCACACTTATGACTTTCCTTACCTGTATCCCGTTGGCCAGTGCAGGAAACATTGTGTGAAATCAGTGAGTTCCATGGGCTTTAGTCTCAGTCTCAGATCAGGATGTATCTTTCCCTACGTGGAGCCTTCTAGATGGCTCGGATTACAATGCTCACCAGCCTAGCCGTGTGGCCAattgtttgggggagggggggaatggatTTGGTGCATCCTTATAGGTATGATATCCATATGTTTGACATAAAGTATTTCCTCCTTGTATTcccgaaggttttcacggccgggatctaatggttgttgtggggttttcgggctctttggccgtgtcctgtaggttgttcttcctaatgtttcgccagtctctgtggctggcatcttcagaggacagcacgagagcacagagtgctgtcctctgaagatgccggccacagagactggcgaaacgttaggaagaacaacctacagaacatggccaaagagcccgaaaaacccacaacaactatttcctCCTTACGTATTTCTTTCAAGGGCAAATAATatcctgtttccttgaaaataagacctaacctgaaaataagccctggtaggatttttcaggatgctcgtcatacaAGGCCTAccttaaaaataagccccagttaagtgaaaccccaacctccaccactgtgcagcaaccagaagatgacatgactgtatctgaataaatgtagattgttgtacatggaaaaaaaattaaaacatcccctgaaaataagccctactgcatttttggagcaaaaattaatataagaccctgtcttattttcggggaaacagggtaggtatgGAGAGGGATTTTAAATCAGAGAAACAGTGTGTGAGAGCAAAGGATTAAAACCCCACTTAGCTTCCTAAATCCATTTtcccatgttttattttattggctcAGTTGCAAAGCTTCCAAACTCTTATGCAGAATTAGTAAAATTCTGAATTCTGCAAGATTTATGATGGGGcaatagaacagaatagaatagaaccTGCCTTTTAGAGTGAATGTATCTTTATATACAGGTATTAAGATAATCGGGGGGGCTTTCTCTCAGACCCAcaaaaatatccagtgtggtagTGTGATGGGCAGAGTGAGATATTATGACTCTAGCAATTAAATCCCCATTCTGCCATGGGAATGCACTGGgagagcagaactggtaaaaggactccttaaatatctcacttaccttgaaagccctattagggtctctgtaaattggtgtttttttatgtaagcctccttgggtccttttttttaaaggagaaaactgggataaaatatttttaatcaatcaataaatatgcATAGGTCCTGCTTCAACTTCTTTGAATTTTTACTTTGGAACTTTTttattcatgggggggggggggaatccagaggACTAAATATAAAGTGCAAAAACTAGGCAGCATCTCATTAATTGAGTTTTAATGTGCACTTGTTTGAGTCTTAAATCAATATGTTTGGATCCTCTGTTTGCACAGAAACCCGAATCCTTTTATGGGCTACCACAGGGATAAataatagaattatagaataattgagttggaaggggcgtatagggacatcgagtccaaacccttctcaaagcaggaatccaaatcaaagcagatctggacAGATgcttgcccagttttctcttgaatgcctccagcattggagcgctcaccacctcccaagttaattggttccgttgttgtactgctctaacagttaagaagtttttccttacATCCACCccaaatctggtttcctgtagcttgagcccattattatgtgtcctgtactctaaaataatggagaacagattctgcccctcctctgtaggactacatTTCAAGtacgtatttgaaaagtgctatcatatcacccctcagtcttcttttctcaaggctaaacacacccagttctttcagtctttcctcattgggcttggtttccagtcccctgaacaTCCTTGTTTCCCTCTGCAAATTGATGAGGAAGTGTTTAAAATGTCTCCTTTCTAATTAATTCCACAGGGTCACTCCATTCCCAGGAACCTGGAAGCTGAAAGGACAGTGTTGACATTCTGTACTTTGTTCCGGAGAAGAATTTGGTGTGACAGTCTGTGAATTCTGACTGACAAAATACTTGACTGTTTGAAATAATATTATTGTTACTATTACATAattgttgtattattattattcagttaTTATCTTGTTATTCTGTGAAAAGCAGTACCAATTATAAAGAAAACACAGAGCTGTCTCACCTTAaattactacagtggacccttgacttacagacggcttgacttacagactttttgagttacagacttctctggccgcaaaatttaggtttgacttgcagcctgagaattgacttacagaccagaaaaaaaccaaaatggaacaaaaacggcctgttacgggattaatcggttttcaatgcactgtaggtcaatggagacatgacttacagactttttgacttgagaaccgccttccaatacggattaagttctcaggtcaagaccccactgtatttatgtcTCTGATCCAGAACAATTATGAAGAAATAATATTAGCAAGCTGCTTGTCAGAAGGTCAGAatttattttatggttttatatGTGTTTTGTGTGTAGGCATCATTGTCAATAAAATGTTACTAACAACATATGTTCCGAACATTGGCTTATTTTGCTATTTTGCTTTCTTATTACTCTGTCTGTCTCATAAGACTTGGGAGTTAAACTGATTTCTGAGACAGAGAGGGCTAGAGATAAATGGACAAACGGACAGACATTCAGTTTTTAAGAGGATAACCAGTGCTGCAGATGGTTTGCTCTTCTCCAAATTCCTTCCAACTGGAAGTTAAAGTTTTCAGAAAATTTACTGCTTGCACTACAAGCCCTAGAACTCTTCAGCCTAGAGGATTTTGGAAGATAcagtctaaaaagtaacatgaaaagcaaaatgtgttgcttatatactgccccagagtgcttaaagcattatctgggcagtttacaattgaattatgcaggctgaTCGAAGGATGAACCCATGTTGAActgcctacctgggattgaactcaggtggtgagcagagtcttgactgcagtactgcagtttaaccactgtgctacgaGGCTCTTTACTAGAGATGGagggtttgtttttcatctgaagAGGCGTTGGCACTTCCAagacccacctcctccagcaggtgcctaCTCAGAAGCAGCGCCCGGAGGAGTCGGGGCAGAGAAGCTAGGATGCGGCCTCTGAGGAGGCGGGAATGGGAACGGCCAGAACCCTCTTCAGATGAAAAACAAAGTGACCAAATCGCCAAAAAAAGgctgtttgtgcccatttctgctCCCCACCatgctgtggagacagatctttTATCCACCCTTGTCTCCTGCACCCTGAGCACCCTGTGTTTATTAATAATAGggtgtcgtcaagtcaattctgatttatttattt from the Pogona vitticeps strain Pit_001003342236 chromosome 3, PviZW2.1, whole genome shotgun sequence genome contains:
- the LOC110088572 gene encoding thyroid hormone-inducible hepatic protein, yielding MEHILIMPSMTDCHGHKLPPEDWDLRPFGVRCGLDNSVEVSTKPANVPVKTMEEYFSAVRKMEQTVMFPSLLQGAPLVEQANTLDTDSNEKDLYEYYMLLKSIKTMVEGGLVPLNNQTFHIAAQTKEQEIKEEDDLEDLFYYHVSSLYRVLTQLTRRANAVTSKYNEIMGQMNQNEKRLSF